Below is a window of Vibrio gazogenes DNA.
GATTGGAGCGCCAGTATTTTCTACTGTCATTCCACGACGTAAACCATCCGAGCTACCCATAACGATGGCGCGAATCACGCCACCGCCTAGTTGTTGTTGTACTTCAAGAACCAAACGTTCTTTAGCATCGACAACATTCAGAGCATCGTAAACACTAGGTACATCACTCTGTGGGAACTCTACGTCGACTACTGCACCAATGATCTGTACGATCTTACCTGTAGCCATCGTTAATCCTCTAAACTATTTATTTGACCTTCACTTAAACCGCAGCTGCGCCGCCCACGATTTCCGACAGTTCTTGTGTAATCGCAGCTTGACGCGCTTTGTTATACACAAGTTCCAGATCTTCAATCAGGTTACCCGCATTATCAGTTGCAGCTTTCATAGCAACCATTCGAGCCGCTTGCTCACAAGCAAGATTCTCCACTACCCCTTGATAAACCTGAGACTCTATATAACGTTGCAACAACATATCAAGTAGAGGTTTTGGTTCAGGTTCATAGAGGTAATCCCATGAATGCTCACGCTTTACTTCTTTACTGTCTGATTTAGGCAAAGGTAGCAATTGATCGATCGTTGGTTCTTGCACCATGGTGTTTACAAAACGGTTAAACACAACATAGAGGCGATCCAACTCACCTTCATCATATTTTTTCAGCATCACATTAACAGAGCCGATCAAGTCTTCCAGAGATGGAGCATCTCCTAATCCAGAAGTCTGAGCCGCAACTTTTGCGCCGCTGTTATTGAAAAATGTTGTCGCTTTTGAACCGATCACAGCCAAATCAACGTCAACATTCTTCTCTGACCAGGATGTCATATCCAGTAGGGCTTTTTTAAACAAGTTAATGTTCAAACCACCACACAATCCACGATCAGTAGAAATGATGATATAACCAACACGTTTGGCTTCACGCTCTTCCAGATACGGATGACGATATTCCAGATTTGCGTTTGCCACATGACCGATCACTTTACGCATTGTTTCCGCGTATGGACGGGAAGACTCCATTGCATCTTGACTACGACGCATTTTAGAAGCCGCTACCATTTCCATCGCTTTCGTAATCTTCTGGGTGCTTTTCACACTCCCGATTTTACTACGTATCTCTTTTGCGCCGGCCATCGTCACTCTCCATTAGTTGGTGGCAATCAAGCCACCGACTTTGATTACCAAGTTTGAGTTGCTTTAAACTCATCGACCAGCTTCTTCAGCTGTGCTTCGATGTCATCGTTATAAGCACCTGTCTTGTTGATCTCAGCTGCTAAATCAGCATATTGATTACGAGCGAACGACAGTAATGAGGCTTCAAAATCAAGGAGTCGATTTAACTCGATATCTCCAAGATAACCACGTTCCGCAGCAAAGATAACCAGTGCCTGTTCAAAGACGGACATTGGTGAGTATTGCTTCTGTTTCATCAGTTCAGTAACTTTCTGACCATGATCCAGCTGTCTCTTCGTCGTATCATCCAGATCAGAAGAGAACTGAGCAAACGCAGCCAACTCACGATACTGTGCAAGCGCGGTACGAATACCACCGGAGAGTTTCTTGATAATTTTCGTCTGAGCAGAACCGCCCACACGAGATACCGAGATACCTGGGTCAACAGCAGGACGAACCCCCGCGTTAAACAATTCTGTCTGCAGGAAGATCTGACCATCTGTAATCGAGATTACGTTTGTCGGTACGAATGCAGAAACGTCACCGGCTTGAGTTTCAATGATAGGCAATGCAGTTAAAGAACCCGTTTTACCTTTCACTTCACCATTGGTGAATTTTTCTACATATCCTTCACTGACACGTGATGCACGCTCAAGTAAACGAGAGTGTAAGTAGAATACATCCCCTGGGAATGCTTCACGGCCTGGTGGGCGCTTCAATAGTAGAGAAATCTGACGATAAGCAACCGCTTGCTTTGACAGATCATCATAAACAATCAGTGCATCTTCACCACGATCACGGAAGTATTCACCCATTGCACATCCAGCATAAGGCGCCAGATATTGCAGTGCTGCAGATTCAGAAGCAGAAGCAACAACAACGACTGTATTCGATAATGCGCCATGCTCTTCAAGCTTGCGCACAACGTTTGCAATCGTGGAAGCTTTCTGTCCAATCGCAACATAAATAGAATAAATACCAGAATCTTTCTGGTTGATAATCGAGTCAATCGCCATTGCTGTTTTACCAGTCTGACGGTCACCGATAATCAACTCACGCTGACCACGACCGATCGGAATCATTGAGTCAACAGATTTGTAACCAGTTTGAACAGGCTGATCAACCGATTTACGCTCGATAACCCCAGGTGCAATCACTTCTACTGGAGAAGTTAATTTCGCTTCAATTGGACCTTTACCATCAATTGGCTCACCCAGCGTGTTGACCACACGACCAAGCATTTCAGGGCCAACTGGTACTTCAAGAATCCGACCTGTACCTGTAACTTTAGTGCCTTCCTTAAGGTCAGCATACGGGCCCATTACAACCGCACCAACCGAGTCACGCTCAAGGTTGAGTGCTAAGGCATAACGGCCACCCGGTAATTCGATCATTTCACCTTGCATCACGTCCTTCAGGCCGTGGATGCGGATAATACCATCGCTTACCGAGACGATAGTACCTTCATTGCGAGCTTCACTAACAACATTGAATTGTTCAATACGCTGTTTAATTAGATCGCTAATTTCCGTGGAATTAAGTTGCATTCTCCAATCCCCATCAAGACTGTAATACATCGCTCAGACGGCTCAAACGGCCATGTACTGAGTTATCGATGATTAAGTCTCCGGCTCGAATAATTACCCCACCGAGTAGGGCCTCATCTACACTGCAATTCAGCTGAACTTTGCGCTCGAGGCGCTGCTCCAGTTTGCTGCTGATCTCTGCTTTTTGTTCTGCGGAAAGCTCCGTTGCCGAAACAACTTCAACTTCCACCTGTTTTTCATGTTCTTTCTTCAACACAAAAAACAGTTCACAAACATCAGGGAGCGCTCTTAAGCGCCCATTTTCAGCCATCACCCGAATCAGGTTCTGACCGTATTCATCAAACTGTTCACCACAAATAGCAACAAAAATGTCTGCCAATTTACCGGCAGCCATAGAACTACTCAGTAGTTCATGGATCTGTTCGTTCTTCGTGATTTCAGCAGCAAAAGTAAGCATCTCACCCCATTCGTTGAGTTGCCCCTTTTCTACCGCAAAGTCAAATGCTGCTTTAGCATAGGGGCGTGCTATTGTTGTCAAATCAGACATTTGCGCCCCCCTAATTAAAGTTTCGCAGTAATGCTATCGAGAATATCTTTATGCGCATCTTTATCAATAGAACGCTCAAGAATCTTCTCAGCTCCAGCCACAGCAAGAGTAGCAACCTGTTTACGCAAGTCATCTCTGGCACGAATACGCAAAGACTCAATTTCAGCTTCAGCCTGAGCAATCAAATGATTACGCTCAACAAGGGCTTCATCTCTCGCTTCATCAAGAATTTGTGATTTTCGTTTATTCGCCTGTTCAATGACTTCAGCCGCTGCTTGCTTGGCTTCTTTGATACGTTCAGAAGCATTCGCTTTAGCTAGATCGAGGTCTTTTTCAGCACGCTCAGCAGCTGATAGACCGTCAGCAATCTTTTTCTGACGTTCTTCAATTGCTGCCATCAATGGTGGCCATACATATTTCATGCAAAACCAAACAAAGATAGCGAAGGCAATAGCCTGACCTAGCAGAGTTGCGTTTATATTCACCGCAGACTCCTTCTATGTTTGCAAATAATTAAAAACACCAGCCAATTCTATAGACACAAACCTACTGTGCTAACTTAGCCGGCAACCGCAAACATGACGTACAAACCTAGACCGACAGAGATCATAGGAATCGCGTCCACAAGACCCATCACGATAAAGAACTGAGTACGGATAAGTGGGATAAGATCTGGCTGGCGAGCAGCACCTTCAAGATACTTACCCCCCAGCATACCGATGCCAATTGCTGCACCAATCGCTGCCAAGCCCATCATGATTGCCGCTGAAAGATACAGCAGATCCATGTTCAAGTTTTCCATTATTGACTCCAAGTTTTATACTAATTGAGTTTCTGATTGATTAAGTTGAATTAGTGATCTTCAGAAGCTTGAGACAGATAAACTATCGTCAATACCATGAAGATAAATGCTTGTAATGTGATGATCAGTATATGGAAAATAGCCCAAGGCACTGACAACACCCACTGTGACCACCATGGTAACAATCCGGCAATCAATATAAAGATCAATTCACCCGCATACATGTTACCGAACAAACGAAGACCCAGTGATACCGGCTTCGAAATCAAAGTCACCCCTTCCAAAATCAAATTGATTGGAATGAATGCCCAATGATTGAATGGCTGCAGTGTTAGCTCTTTTGCAAACCCGATTGGTCCTTTAATTTTGAAGCTGTAGTACAGAATCAAAACAAAGACACCTAACGCCATCGATAGCGTAATATTGACATCGGCAGAAGGAACGACACGAAGATGATTAATTCCAACTAAGCTTGCTGCATGAGGAAGAAAATCTACCGGGATCAAGTCCATTAAGTTCATCAGGAACACCCATCCGAAAATGGTTATCGCCAATGGAGCAATTAACGCACTTTTTCCGCTGAATACATCTCTGACAGTCCCGTCTACGAATTCAACGAGCATCTCGATGAAACATTGTAGTTTTCCGGGTACACCACTTGTCGCATTTTTTCCGACTCGAAAAAACAGCCAAAGCATGCCAGCCCCTAAAAGGACAGAGATAACCATCGAGTCTATATTCAGACTCCAAAAGCCATCGCCTGAACTTAAAAAGGTCAGGTGGTGAGAGATATATTCTTGAGAGGTTAGAGTGGTTTCACCTGAACCAGACATTGAATATCCTATCTATTCACGGTTGATTAAAAAAAATGACGTTACGAACTGCACCACACTTGCTAGGCAATAAAACACAATAAGAACCCCGGCATTTATGTCGATTTCCCTAAAAATAAACACTAAAACGCCAGCGGTCATCATTAATTTGTATAGATTGCCCATATATGCACGACCAACATCCAGACCCGCATTGTCTTCGCGGCTCAACTTTCTATGCATATATATATTTGCCAATAGTGAAGGTACGATATACGTAAGTCCCCCAAGAAAAGCGGAAATACCACTTTTCTCATCCAGCACATAGCCGACAATGGTAGCGAATACTATAAAAAAGGCTAACTGCCACAAAAATGACAGAATAAACCATTTATTTAACATAAGTTACCACCCGTTAACTATAGGCCGATTATACATCCGCCTTTACCTTTTACAATAAAGTCGGACCTACAATTCCTCTAGATACATCACAAAAACCCATAAAACGTAAATCAATGATTGCAAAAATAAACACATCTATTCTATGGGGTTATGACTCTAGTTTTGCAGTTAATGATTGCAATATTTCTTCCAAAGCTTGGCTGTCAGCAACACTGATGGTGATTTTCCCCTGCCCTTTATCAGAAAGGTTCACAGAAACCTTAGCCTGCAGCATTTCACCCAATCTATCAGATAAATTCAATGCCTGATTCGTTACAATAGGTTTCTGTATTTCAGGTTTCGGTGACAGTGTTTTTTTGACCAGTTGCTCTGTCTGACGAACGGTTAACTGCTTTTTCGCGACCTGACTGGCAATCTCAGCCTGAGCCTCTCCCTCTAACATCAACAACGCCCGCGCATGACCCATTTCTATTTTTTTCTCAGCAACCAAAGATTTGACAACCTCATCGAGCTGATTCAGGCGCAATAAATTTGTCACCGTTGTTCGGGATTTACCAATCGCATCCGCAACTTGCTGATGCGTCAGTTTAAACTCGTCTTGCAATCGCTCCAGCGCTTGAGCTTCTTCAATCGCGTTCAGATCTTCCCGCTGAATATTCTCAATCAGGGCCATGGCAATTGCAGCACGATCTTCCACATGTTTGACTAAACAAGGGACTTGCTTGAGACCTGCGTGTCTGGCAGCTCGCCACCGCCGTTCTCCGGCAATAATTTCATAATTTCCGTTATCAATCGGCCGCACTACGATCGGTTGGATAATTCCCTGCGCCTGAATCGAAGCCGATAGCTCCTCCAAGGTTTCAGGAGAGACATCTTTCCGGGGTTGGTATACACCGGGTCTCAAGTGGGTAATAGAAATTTCAGCCAATTCGCCGTCAGATGACATAGTTTGACTCTGGGTCGCTACTTGTTGCTTTTCTCTTGCCATAGAACTTGTCGAAAGCAACGCATCCAAGCCCTTTCCTAAACCACGTTTAGACATGTAAGCGGATTCCTTTTTGATTATGCAATGACTTCATCTCGGCGCAACATCTCTCCGGCTAATGCAAGGTAAGCCTTGGCACCAACAGAATATTTATCGTAATACATTGCTGGTTTACCATGACTTGGCGCTTCGGCAAGACGAACATTACGTGGGATAACGGTACGATACACTTTATCACCAAAGTGCTGTTTTAATTGATCGGATACCTCATTGGAGAGTCGATTACGAGGATCGTACATCGTTCTCAGTAACCCTTCGATTTTCAGATTACTATTCACAACAGCTGCCAACTTACTAATGGTATCCATCAGGGCCGTTAATCCCTCAAGCGCGAAATACTCACATTGCATTGGTACTAAAACAGAATCCGCAGCAGCCATCGCATTGATTGTAAGGAGGTTAAGAGAGGGAGGACAATCAATAAAGATGAAATCATAGTTATCACGAACCGAAGAGAGTACGTTTTTCAGCCGGACTTCACGGGCAAAAACTTCCATCAGCTTTATTTCCGCAGCCGTCACATCACCGTTTGCAGCAATCAGATGATAACGGCCAGTTGTCTTTTGACAGACCACTTCCTGAAACGGAACTTCCTCAACTAATAAATCGTAAGCGGTATAATCGATCTGATACTTATCAATACCGCTTGCCATTGTTGCGTTGCCTTGCGGGTCAAGATCAATCACTAATATCTTACGCTTCGTTGCCGCCATGGAGGCGGCAAGATTGACACAAGTCGTTGTTTTACCAACACCGCCTTTTTGGTTGGCGATTGCTACTATTTTTCCCA
It encodes the following:
- the atpG gene encoding F0F1 ATP synthase subunit gamma, yielding MAGAKEIRSKIGSVKSTQKITKAMEMVAASKMRRSQDAMESSRPYAETMRKVIGHVANANLEYRHPYLEEREAKRVGYIIISTDRGLCGGLNINLFKKALLDMTSWSEKNVDVDLAVIGSKATTFFNNSGAKVAAQTSGLGDAPSLEDLIGSVNVMLKKYDEGELDRLYVVFNRFVNTMVQEPTIDQLLPLPKSDSKEVKREHSWDYLYEPEPKPLLDMLLQRYIESQVYQGVVENLACEQAARMVAMKAATDNAGNLIEDLELVYNKARQAAITQELSEIVGGAAAV
- a CDS encoding ParA family protein, coding for MGKIVAIANQKGGVGKTTTCVNLAASMAATKRKILVIDLDPQGNATMASGIDKYQIDYTAYDLLVEEVPFQEVVCQKTTGRYHLIAANGDVTAAEIKLMEVFAREVRLKNVLSSVRDNYDFIFIDCPPSLNLLTINAMAAADSVLVPMQCEYFALEGLTALMDTISKLAAVVNSNLKIEGLLRTMYDPRNRLSNEVSDQLKQHFGDKVYRTVIPRNVRLAEAPSHGKPAMYYDKYSVGAKAYLALAGEMLRRDEVIA
- a CDS encoding ParB/RepB/Spo0J family partition protein: MSKRGLGKGLDALLSTSSMAREKQQVATQSQTMSSDGELAEISITHLRPGVYQPRKDVSPETLEELSASIQAQGIIQPIVVRPIDNGNYEIIAGERRWRAARHAGLKQVPCLVKHVEDRAAIAMALIENIQREDLNAIEEAQALERLQDEFKLTHQQVADAIGKSRTTVTNLLRLNQLDEVVKSLVAEKKIEMGHARALLMLEGEAQAEIASQVAKKQLTVRQTEQLVKKTLSPKPEIQKPIVTNQALNLSDRLGEMLQAKVSVNLSDKGQGKITISVADSQALEEILQSLTAKLES
- the atpF gene encoding F0F1 ATP synthase subunit B; its protein translation is MNINATLLGQAIAFAIFVWFCMKYVWPPLMAAIEERQKKIADGLSAAERAEKDLDLAKANASERIKEAKQAAAEVIEQANKRKSQILDEARDEALVERNHLIAQAEAEIESLRIRARDDLRKQVATLAVAGAEKILERSIDKDAHKDILDSITAKL
- the atpH gene encoding F0F1 ATP synthase subunit delta, with the protein product MSDLTTIARPYAKAAFDFAVEKGQLNEWGEMLTFAAEITKNEQIHELLSSSMAAGKLADIFVAICGEQFDEYGQNLIRVMAENGRLRALPDVCELFFVLKKEHEKQVEVEVVSATELSAEQKAEISSKLEQRLERKVQLNCSVDEALLGGVIIRAGDLIIDNSVHGRLSRLSDVLQS
- the atpE gene encoding F0F1 ATP synthase subunit C, translating into MENLNMDLLYLSAAIMMGLAAIGAAIGIGMLGGKYLEGAARQPDLIPLIRTQFFIVMGLVDAIPMISVGLGLYVMFAVAG
- a CDS encoding ATP synthase subunit I; its protein translation is MLNKWFILSFLWQLAFFIVFATIVGYVLDEKSGISAFLGGLTYIVPSLLANIYMHRKLSREDNAGLDVGRAYMGNLYKLMMTAGVLVFIFREIDINAGVLIVFYCLASVVQFVTSFFLINRE
- the atpA gene encoding F0F1 ATP synthase subunit alpha, which encodes MQLNSTEISDLIKQRIEQFNVVSEARNEGTIVSVSDGIIRIHGLKDVMQGEMIELPGGRYALALNLERDSVGAVVMGPYADLKEGTKVTGTGRILEVPVGPEMLGRVVNTLGEPIDGKGPIEAKLTSPVEVIAPGVIERKSVDQPVQTGYKSVDSMIPIGRGQRELIIGDRQTGKTAMAIDSIINQKDSGIYSIYVAIGQKASTIANVVRKLEEHGALSNTVVVVASASESAALQYLAPYAGCAMGEYFRDRGEDALIVYDDLSKQAVAYRQISLLLKRPPGREAFPGDVFYLHSRLLERASRVSEGYVEKFTNGEVKGKTGSLTALPIIETQAGDVSAFVPTNVISITDGQIFLQTELFNAGVRPAVDPGISVSRVGGSAQTKIIKKLSGGIRTALAQYRELAAFAQFSSDLDDTTKRQLDHGQKVTELMKQKQYSPMSVFEQALVIFAAERGYLGDIELNRLLDFEASLLSFARNQYADLAAEINKTGAYNDDIEAQLKKLVDEFKATQTW
- the atpB gene encoding F0F1 ATP synthase subunit A, giving the protein MSGSGETTLTSQEYISHHLTFLSSGDGFWSLNIDSMVISVLLGAGMLWLFFRVGKNATSGVPGKLQCFIEMLVEFVDGTVRDVFSGKSALIAPLAITIFGWVFLMNLMDLIPVDFLPHAASLVGINHLRVVPSADVNITLSMALGVFVLILYYSFKIKGPIGFAKELTLQPFNHWAFIPINLILEGVTLISKPVSLGLRLFGNMYAGELIFILIAGLLPWWSQWVLSVPWAIFHILIITLQAFIFMVLTIVYLSQASEDH